A part of Desulfobacter sp. genomic DNA contains:
- a CDS encoding HDOD domain-containing protein, giving the protein MGDTDSSHAGMDLDTICIDELMTKKGGLTAKKEPAPEEAGEVIRADPDDCKVFLNDIYKKMKGRDAFLTFSSQINNVNQILTMTYSSAGDIAKVILKDMALTAQVLKLVNSSFYRQFSKKGIATISEAMIILGTDEVRQVAAGLKVFEMMKDLANSEILKEKTLKGLQRSIVARQIAWERGNRTSDALQISAMVYELGEYLVALLDPDLYIRVALAVEENRISKDEAAKGICGLTYSDLGRVMALKLNLPKDVVDAMRPVKQVPGKATKLSQKEETRYLCAYIHELCNISQEEDGSDSIEEAGALTDKYRFAVGIDMRTALGLVRMSREKVTRHAELLGIDPVVKKKTVDMSAGVKNKEALDIGIDQVEQALRENLSIHEIFTRLIETMDKCFYFNQVVISIKKKVNNTMEPRFLRGEKRPRSFKEALGFKIDRTPDIFNNAIGRRTDLVIRDIVREAYKQQIPDWYVKGIATPLQIKGFAVFPVFVDNKIVSMVYVDWNDKAPALTPNIIDYIRMFRKQMIKTFTMHSN; this is encoded by the coding sequence ATGGGCGACACGGACTCCTCGCACGCCGGGATGGATTTGGATACCATCTGTATTGATGAGCTGATGACCAAAAAAGGCGGGCTGACGGCCAAAAAAGAACCTGCCCCGGAAGAAGCCGGGGAGGTTATTCGTGCGGATCCCGATGACTGCAAGGTTTTCCTAAACGATATCTATAAAAAAATGAAGGGAAGGGATGCCTTTCTAACCTTTTCCAGCCAGATCAACAACGTTAATCAGATCTTGACCATGACCTATTCCTCCGCCGGGGATATTGCCAAGGTCATCCTCAAGGATATGGCGCTGACCGCCCAGGTGCTGAAACTGGTGAATTCCTCATTTTACAGGCAGTTTTCCAAAAAAGGCATTGCAACCATATCCGAGGCCATGATTATCCTGGGTACCGATGAGGTCCGCCAGGTGGCGGCCGGTCTCAAGGTCTTTGAAATGATGAAGGATCTGGCCAATTCGGAGATCCTCAAGGAAAAAACCCTCAAAGGCCTCCAGCGGAGTATCGTTGCCCGGCAGATTGCATGGGAGCGGGGGAACAGGACCTCGGATGCCCTCCAGATTTCCGCAATGGTCTATGAACTGGGGGAATACCTGGTGGCGCTGCTTGATCCGGACCTGTATATCCGTGTGGCGCTTGCCGTTGAAGAAAACCGCATTTCAAAGGATGAGGCGGCAAAGGGAATATGCGGGCTGACCTATTCGGACCTGGGCCGGGTGATGGCCTTAAAACTGAACCTGCCAAAGGATGTGGTTGATGCCATGCGCCCGGTAAAACAGGTGCCCGGCAAGGCCACAAAGCTTAGCCAGAAGGAGGAGACCCGGTATCTTTGCGCCTATATCCACGAATTGTGCAATATTTCCCAGGAAGAGGACGGGTCGGACTCCATCGAAGAGGCTGGCGCCCTGACGGATAAATACCGTTTCGCCGTCGGCATTGATATGAGAACGGCGCTGGGCCTGGTCCGCATGTCCAGGGAGAAGGTCACCCGCCATGCCGAGTTGCTGGGTATTGATCCTGTGGTGAAAAAGAAAACCGTGGATATGAGTGCCGGGGTGAAAAACAAGGAGGCGCTTGACATCGGTATCGATCAGGTGGAGCAGGCATTAAGGGAAAATTTAAGCATCCATGAAATTTTTACCCGCCTCATTGAAACCATGGATAAATGTTTTTATTTTAACCAGGTGGTGATCAGTATAAAGAAAAAGGTTAACAATACCATGGAACCGCGGTTCCTCCGGGGCGAAAAAAGGCCCCGTTCCTTTAAGGAAGCCCTGGGATTCAAAATAGACCGGACTCCGGATATCTTTAACAACGCCATCGGCCGCCGCACAGATCTTGTGATCAGGGATATTGTCAGGGAAGCCTATAAGCAGCAGATCCCCGACTGGTACGTCAAAGGCATCGCCACACCCCTCCAGATCAAAGGGTTTGCTGTGTTCCCCGTATTTGTGGATAATAAAATTGTGTCCATGGTATATGTGGACTGGAATGACAAGGCGCCGGCCCTGACCCCGAATATCATCGATTACATCCGCATGTTCCGGAAACAGATGATAAAAACCTTTACCATGCATTCCAACTAA
- a CDS encoding GGDEF domain-containing protein, with protein sequence MIWKTDTPVLGDRDWALRLEKIDYAFQPIVNIHTGNTFGFEALLRCHEAAGFTSIDQLFDTAYDDGLLHQVDLVLRRNALEKFAGFRDRNPAKLFFNLDNRLFDSLDYSPGNTMDMLGPMGYSQNDICFEISEKHRFQDNSGVAKILETYHGQGFKIAVDDCGTGFAGLQLLYYTEPDYIKVDRFFIQNMENDPKKRLVVSTIVNFAHFMGSLVIAEGVETREEYFQCRAIGCDMVQGYFIQAPTLNLDEMLPRYPEIRTLSRSERRNSRFKDSSLIAGEIRHIPPVSSDCDMISIVDRFRKEESATFFPVVNEYQEPVGVIRESAFKEFIFSKFGRQLLENPSFGKDLGRFITKIPIADIHSSVEKLIETYTRYNNNEGVIMVDDMKYVGLLSTNALLKLINDKNLTMARNQNPLSKLPGNTMIHEYFSESLADMDHTFHLAYFDFDNFKPYNDQYGFRNGDRLILMFSDLLKEAGVSENRFVGHVGGDDFFMGIKGGSREQVETEMRQLAVTFKKNAESFYDKASMENGYITAKDREGVIRRIPLITVSVAILELPCRSERSCSIEDAGNLIATLKKEAKQSENGIAYASIMDFLCIDMQAAAGGASGSLFDAAGCRRPVESLADSIISGL encoded by the coding sequence ATGATATGGAAGACAGACACGCCGGTCCTGGGGGACCGGGACTGGGCGCTCAGGCTGGAAAAAATAGATTATGCATTTCAACCCATCGTGAATATCCACACCGGCAACACCTTTGGATTTGAGGCGCTGCTCAGGTGCCATGAGGCGGCGGGTTTTACTTCCATCGATCAATTGTTCGACACCGCCTATGATGACGGACTGCTCCATCAGGTGGACCTGGTGCTCAGACGCAATGCCCTTGAGAAATTCGCCGGATTCCGGGATAGGAATCCGGCCAAACTGTTTTTCAACCTGGATAACCGGCTCTTTGATTCCCTGGATTATTCCCCGGGCAATACCATGGATATGCTGGGCCCCATGGGATACTCCCAGAATGATATCTGCTTTGAAATTTCAGAAAAGCACAGATTCCAAGATAACAGCGGGGTGGCCAAGATACTTGAAACCTATCACGGCCAGGGGTTTAAAATCGCCGTGGACGATTGCGGCACCGGTTTTGCCGGGCTCCAGCTCCTCTATTATACGGAACCCGACTACATCAAGGTCGATCGCTTTTTTATACAAAATATGGAAAACGATCCCAAGAAGCGGCTGGTGGTTTCCACCATTGTTAATTTCGCCCATTTCATGGGCAGCCTTGTCATCGCCGAAGGGGTGGAAACCCGGGAGGAATATTTTCAGTGCCGGGCCATCGGGTGCGACATGGTCCAGGGGTATTTCATCCAGGCCCCCACCCTGAATCTGGATGAAATGCTGCCCCGGTATCCTGAAATACGGACCCTTTCCAGATCCGAACGAAGAAACAGCCGGTTCAAGGACAGTTCGCTCATTGCCGGTGAAATCAGGCATATCCCCCCTGTGAGCAGCGACTGCGATATGATTTCCATTGTGGACCGGTTCAGAAAGGAAGAATCCGCCACCTTTTTCCCGGTGGTCAATGAATACCAGGAGCCGGTGGGCGTGATCAGGGAGTCGGCATTTAAAGAGTTTATCTTTTCAAAATTCGGCAGGCAACTGCTGGAAAATCCAAGCTTCGGCAAAGATCTGGGGCGTTTTATTACCAAGATTCCCATTGCCGACATCCATTCTTCAGTGGAAAAGCTCATTGAAACCTACACCCGGTACAACAACAATGAGGGGGTGATCATGGTGGATGACATGAAATATGTGGGCCTGCTCTCCACCAATGCCCTGCTTAAACTCATCAATGATAAAAATCTGACCATGGCCCGGAACCAGAACCCTTTAAGCAAGCTGCCCGGCAACACAATGATCCACGAGTATTTCAGCGAAAGCCTGGCCGACATGGACCATACCTTTCATCTGGCTTATTTTGACTTTGACAATTTCAAGCCCTATAACGACCAATACGGGTTCCGTAACGGAGACAGGCTTATCCTCATGTTTTCCGACCTGCTCAAGGAGGCCGGAGTGTCGGAGAATCGGTTTGTGGGCCATGTGGGGGGAGACGATTTTTTCATGGGCATAAAGGGCGGCTCCCGGGAACAGGTGGAAACTGAAATGCGCCAACTGGCCGTGACCTTCAAGAAAAATGCTGAAAGTTTTTATGATAAAGCGTCCATGGAAAATGGATATATCACGGCCAAGGACAGGGAGGGGGTGATTCGGCGGATCCCTTTGATCACCGTGAGCGTCGCCATCCTTGAACTGCCCTGCCGGTCGGAACGCTCCTGTTCCATTGAAGATGCAGGCAATCTCATCGCCACCCTTAAAAAGGAGGCAAAACAATCGGAAAACGGCATTGCATATGCTTCGATTATGGATTTTTTATGCATCGATATGCAGGCCGCTGCAGGCGGTGCATCAGGTTCTCTTTTTGATGCTGCGGGTTGCAGACGGCCGGTTGAAAGTCTGGCTGACAGTATTATCTCCGGCCTGTAA
- a CDS encoding FMN-binding glutamate synthase family protein: protein MRFSKANDALGTKNRGNACESSLCTLCRADCKGKCETWLSSMVGRKLLYPRSFGLVTAGANNTTHLGVSYNSLRIQGYAYGARGMGEDLTNSPDDCIFPNVSLETAFGKKRKTKVRMPLMTGALGSTFIAEKYWDAFAIGGALVGIPVVIGENVVGVDRNSKIGSGEIKQNKIESAPELDRRIETYLRYWDGYGAIIVQLNVEDTRNGVAEYVVDKYGDKCIIELKWGQGAKNIGGEIQVRNLDYAIFLKERGYVVDPDPSLPEVQEGFEQGAIKSFARHSRLGSTHLSTVSQVQEDFMNSVEYLRSLGFERITLKTGSYGMEELAMAIKFATDAELDLLTIDGSGGGTGMSPWNMMQSWGVPSINLHAKAHEYAGILSAKGKHVVDMSFAGGFALEDHIFKALALGAPYTKLVCMGRAIMIPGFLGANIEGAIYPERRAEVNGNWNELPKTVLEVGKTADEIFAGYHDLADKLGKEEMKHIPYGAIGFYTQADKLGCGLQQLMAGARKFSLDQITRHEIFSGNRETARETGIPHVTDVNDESARKILNN, encoded by the coding sequence ATGAGATTTTCTAAAGCGAATGATGCCCTGGGAACCAAAAATCGCGGCAATGCATGCGAATCCAGCCTCTGTACCCTGTGCCGGGCTGACTGCAAGGGAAAATGCGAAACCTGGCTGTCCAGCATGGTGGGCAGGAAACTGCTGTACCCCAGGAGTTTTGGCCTGGTCACGGCCGGAGCAAACAACACCACCCATCTCGGGGTTTCCTATAACTCCCTGAGAATACAGGGGTATGCCTACGGGGCCCGGGGCATGGGTGAGGACCTGACCAACAGCCCGGATGATTGTATCTTTCCCAATGTCAGCCTTGAAACCGCCTTTGGTAAAAAACGGAAGACCAAGGTGCGCATGCCATTGATGACAGGGGCTTTGGGCTCCACATTCATTGCCGAAAAATACTGGGACGCCTTTGCCATCGGCGGAGCCCTTGTGGGCATTCCCGTCGTTATCGGCGAAAATGTGGTCGGGGTCGACAGGAATTCCAAAATCGGCTCCGGCGAAATCAAACAGAATAAAATAGAAAGCGCCCCCGAACTCGACCGCCGGATAGAAACCTATCTGAGATACTGGGACGGATACGGGGCCATTATTGTCCAGCTCAACGTGGAGGACACCAGAAACGGGGTTGCCGAATACGTGGTGGACAAATACGGGGATAAATGCATCATTGAATTGAAATGGGGGCAGGGCGCCAAGAATATCGGCGGCGAGATCCAGGTCAGAAACCTGGATTATGCCATATTCCTCAAGGAGAGGGGATATGTGGTGGATCCGGATCCTTCACTGCCGGAGGTACAGGAAGGGTTTGAGCAGGGGGCCATCAAGTCCTTTGCCCGGCACAGCCGCCTGGGTTCCACCCATTTGTCAACGGTTTCCCAGGTCCAGGAAGACTTCATGAATTCCGTTGAGTACCTGCGGAGCCTGGGCTTTGAGCGGATCACCCTCAAGACCGGTTCCTACGGCATGGAAGAACTGGCCATGGCCATCAAGTTTGCCACGGATGCCGAACTGGACCTGCTTACCATTGACGGTTCCGGCGGCGGTACCGGCATGAGCCCCTGGAACATGATGCAAAGCTGGGGCGTTCCCTCCATTAACCTCCACGCCAAGGCCCATGAATATGCCGGCATCCTGTCGGCCAAGGGGAAACATGTGGTGGACATGTCCTTTGCCGGCGGCTTTGCCCTGGAAGATCATATCTTCAAGGCATTGGCCCTGGGCGCACCCTACACCAAGCTGGTCTGCATGGGCCGGGCCATCATGATTCCCGGATTTCTGGGGGCCAATATTGAAGGGGCCATTTATCCCGAACGCCGGGCTGAAGTCAACGGAAACTGGAACGAACTGCCCAAGACCGTGCTTGAGGTGGGAAAGACCGCCGACGAGATTTTTGCCGGCTACCACGACCTGGCCGACAAACTGGGCAAGGAGGAAATGAAGCATATCCCCTACGGCGCCATAGGGTTCTATACCCAGGCCGACAAGCTGGGCTGCGGTCTTCAGCAACTCATGGCCGGGGCCAGGAAATTTTCCCTTGACCAGATCACCCGCCACGAGATTTTTTCCGGCAACAGGGAAACCGCCCGGGAAACCGGTATCCCCCATGTTACAGATGTGAATGATGAAAGTGCTAGGAAGATTTTGAACAATTAA
- a CDS encoding PEP-CTERM sorting domain-containing protein — protein sequence MKFVKNYGLGLLLVLVILLAVGGNASADYIDLDGFQSSNTLDENWTLGQEITITSLVPGINIGGQFHTFGPDTLFHLQASQGVTANNGLYSYDGSFSIKGGDTVYLSGSFDDALSGYSSGGVYLSFLANDITADIQSLMATDITQITKLLISFQIDNTAAYHGFIFGTGFEPPPVVTPEPAGFILFGLGLLGVAGIGRRRLNK from the coding sequence ATGAAATTTGTAAAGAACTATGGTTTAGGGTTGCTTCTGGTTCTGGTTATCTTGCTGGCAGTTGGTGGAAACGCATCAGCAGACTACATCGACTTAGACGGGTTCCAGTCCTCCAATACCCTGGATGAAAACTGGACATTGGGCCAGGAAATTACAATCACCTCACTGGTGCCCGGGATAAACATCGGCGGCCAGTTTCATACCTTTGGCCCGGATACCCTTTTCCACCTCCAGGCGTCCCAGGGGGTTACCGCAAACAACGGCTTATACTCCTATGACGGAAGCTTTTCCATAAAAGGCGGCGACACGGTATATCTTTCAGGCAGTTTCGATGACGCCCTTTCCGGGTACTCCTCAGGCGGTGTTTATCTAAGTTTTCTGGCAAATGACATTACAGCGGATATACAGAGCCTGATGGCAACGGATATAACGCAAATAACCAAACTTCTTATCAGTTTTCAGATTGATAATACCGCAGCTTACCATGGGTTTATATTTGGAACGGGTTTTGAACCGCCGCCGGTTGTAACTCCGGAACCCGCAGGTTTTATTCTGTTCGGTTTGGGGCTCCTGGGAGTCGCCGGTATAGGACGGAGGCGATTGAATAAATAA
- a CDS encoding DUF4388 domain-containing protein translates to MASTQINGISGQITGVSLSSFLQMVEMEQKTCTINVMTKQNIGHIYFHNGEIVDAGSMNLKQADALYDILSWRNFIIEVEPNPSRRDNVINLPLLQIIMESARRADENQPDEQPQAVADESIALKTMVSNEFCLEVGVRLLIEMTGFDMAFRTTLVGIENDRYLLLKVPAPFDAFDPDRIKNGDMIVKSLYKGTIYAFRSKMMAVISTPSRLMFIRYPESIEHHELRAHKRFKCSIVAQAEVIAGERGGIIENISLGGCRCTIETRPSEPIRPKDLLNQTIPFRCRIPGTPEEVKFTGQVKNAQKISDEIAVGIEFIYDDNSEETRKIIEGYIKLIEYASDNV, encoded by the coding sequence ATGGCATCGACACAGATTAACGGAATCAGCGGACAGATCACAGGAGTCAGTCTTTCATCATTTCTTCAAATGGTGGAAATGGAGCAGAAGACCTGCACCATCAATGTCATGACCAAACAAAACATCGGGCACATCTATTTTCACAATGGCGAAATAGTGGATGCCGGCAGCATGAATTTAAAACAGGCTGACGCCCTTTACGATATCCTTTCATGGCGTAACTTCATCATAGAAGTGGAACCCAATCCCTCCAGACGTGACAATGTGATCAACCTGCCCCTGCTGCAGATTATCATGGAAAGCGCCCGCAGGGCCGATGAAAATCAGCCGGACGAGCAACCGCAGGCGGTAGCGGACGAGAGCATCGCACTGAAAACCATGGTATCCAACGAATTCTGCCTGGAGGTCGGCGTCAGGTTGCTCATTGAAATGACGGGATTCGATATGGCTTTCCGAACCACCCTTGTGGGCATTGAAAATGACAGATACCTGCTGCTGAAGGTCCCGGCTCCCTTTGACGCCTTTGACCCTGACCGGATAAAGAATGGGGATATGATTGTAAAGTCTTTGTATAAAGGCACAATCTATGCTTTCCGCTCAAAAATGATGGCCGTGATTTCCACCCCCTCAAGGCTGATGTTCATCCGGTATCCGGAAAGTATTGAGCACCATGAGCTTCGTGCCCATAAACGGTTTAAATGCAGCATTGTCGCCCAGGCCGAGGTAATTGCAGGCGAAAGGGGCGGTATCATAGAAAACATCAGCCTGGGCGGCTGCAGATGCACCATTGAAACCCGCCCCTCGGAACCGATCCGCCCCAAGGACCTTTTGAATCAAACCATTCCCTTCCGGTGCCGGATTCCGGGCACCCCAGAAGAAGTCAAATTCACAGGGCAGGTGAAAAATGCCCAGAAGATATCCGACGAAATTGCCGTGGGCATTGAATTCATCTACGATGATAATTCAGAAGAAACCCGTAAAATCATCGAGGGATATATCAAGCTGATTGAGTATGCCAGCGATAATGTTTAA
- the panP gene encoding putative pyridoxal-dependent aspartate 1-decarboxylase, with translation MVTQEKKQVKQQGKNKKKNIQDPALIADWQSLHRVFIRPEDESSKNTLIKYMEQILFGLHDFLNRHVGVTEEISLAELSRGYMDVEINRHPQKKLADVIEDIITEIAPRAVNVASPYFIGHMTAAIPFFMVHLKAITAALNQNVIKLETSKVLSVLEKQVLAKMHRMVFKREDAFYQEHIQNTRTALGSFTTGGTTANITALWVARNNLFSPTKNFSSIEENGIFEAMKAHDLDRVVVIISKRGHFSLRKAGGILGIGNQNVLAVDVDNNRSIDINKLEALIKDLKAEGRTKIAAIVGIAGATETGVIDPLPTLADICERENIHFHVDAAWAGPVLLSERYAGLLAGVERADSVTIDCHKQFYMPMTAGMVYFKDPKALDAIAYHARYVNRKGSVDLGIKTLEGSREASSLILDAALKIMGSRGYALMIEHGIETAKAFATKIKNRPRFELISDPVLNILTYRAVPPSIRAELDGALAAGLTERVRDLNRTLDEININIQRIQREAGKSFVSRTRLRITPTDEYNVVVLRCVIMNPLTTPDILDDILDEQEEILSALTW, from the coding sequence ATGGTCACCCAGGAAAAAAAACAGGTTAAACAACAAGGGAAAAATAAGAAAAAAAACATCCAGGACCCTGCACTTATTGCCGACTGGCAGTCCCTTCACAGGGTATTTATCCGCCCGGAAGACGAAAGCAGTAAAAACACCCTGATCAAATACATGGAGCAGATTCTATTCGGACTCCATGATTTCCTGAACCGGCACGTGGGGGTCACCGAAGAAATCAGCCTGGCCGAACTTTCCCGGGGCTATATGGATGTGGAAATCAACCGGCACCCCCAAAAAAAACTGGCCGATGTCATTGAGGACATTATTACGGAAATTGCTCCCCGTGCCGTGAACGTGGCCTCCCCCTATTTCATCGGCCACATGACCGCCGCCATCCCCTTTTTCATGGTCCACCTCAAGGCCATCACCGCAGCCCTGAACCAGAACGTCATCAAACTGGAAACCTCCAAAGTGCTTTCTGTTCTGGAAAAACAGGTGCTGGCGAAAATGCACCGCATGGTCTTTAAACGGGAGGATGCCTTTTACCAGGAACACATCCAAAACACCCGCACCGCTTTAGGTTCGTTTACCACCGGCGGGACCACGGCCAACATCACCGCCCTCTGGGTGGCCAGGAACAATCTCTTTTCCCCCACAAAGAATTTTTCAAGTATTGAGGAAAACGGCATTTTCGAGGCCATGAAAGCCCACGACCTGGACCGGGTGGTGGTCATCATCTCCAAACGGGGCCATTTTTCCTTAAGAAAGGCCGGGGGAATTCTGGGCATCGGCAACCAGAACGTCCTTGCAGTGGATGTGGACAACAACCGCTCCATCGATATCAATAAACTGGAAGCCCTGATCAAGGATCTCAAGGCGGAGGGGCGTACAAAAATCGCCGCCATCGTCGGCATTGCCGGGGCAACGGAAACCGGAGTCATCGACCCCCTGCCCACCCTGGCCGACATCTGTGAACGGGAAAATATCCATTTTCATGTGGACGCCGCCTGGGCCGGGCCCGTGCTGTTGTCAGAACGCTACGCCGGCCTGCTTGCCGGTGTGGAACGGGCAGATTCCGTCACCATTGACTGCCACAAACAATTCTACATGCCCATGACCGCAGGCATGGTCTACTTCAAAGACCCCAAGGCCCTGGATGCCATTGCCTACCACGCCAGATACGTCAACCGTAAAGGGTCTGTGGATCTGGGTATCAAAACACTTGAAGGCTCCAGGGAAGCCTCATCACTGATTCTGGACGCCGCCCTGAAGATCATGGGTTCCAGGGGCTACGCCCTCATGATCGAACACGGCATTGAAACGGCAAAAGCCTTTGCAACAAAAATTAAAAACCGGCCGCGCTTTGAACTGATTTCCGACCCGGTTTTGAACATCCTCACTTACAGGGCCGTGCCCCCCTCCATCCGGGCTGAACTGGATGGGGCACTGGCCGCCGGGCTGACGGAGCGGGTCAGAGACCTGAACCGGACCCTGGATGAAATCAATATCAATATCCAGCGGATCCAGCGGGAAGCCGGAAAAAGCTTTGTCTCCAGAACCCGGCTCAGAATAACCCCGACGGATGAATACAACGTGGTGGTCCTCCGATGCGTGATCATGAATCCCCTGACCACCCCCGATATTCTGGACGACATACTGGATGAACAGGAAGAGATCCTGTCCGCCCTTACCTGGTAA
- a CDS encoding 2-oxoacid:acceptor oxidoreductase family protein, translating into MERSRLVFSGSGGQGVITAAIILAKAAAIFEGRNATQSQSYGAAARGGSTRSDVLISDTEILFPKVVQPNILVSLTQESYAKFAPVLRPGGLLLCDSRYVTPEKKVAARHVALPMFDTVMKEIGKPIVFNICMLGTLIGLTHIVESDSIIKVLESTIPKDFMEMNKKALELGFRMGESAA; encoded by the coding sequence ATGGAACGTTCCAGACTTGTATTTTCAGGTTCAGGCGGCCAGGGAGTGATCACCGCAGCCATTATCCTTGCCAAGGCTGCCGCCATTTTTGAAGGCAGAAACGCCACCCAGTCACAAAGTTACGGGGCGGCGGCCAGGGGCGGCTCAACCCGGAGCGATGTACTGATCTCGGATACTGAAATCCTCTTTCCCAAGGTCGTACAGCCCAACATTCTGGTCAGCCTGACCCAGGAGAGCTATGCCAAATTCGCCCCGGTCCTGAGGCCCGGCGGCCTGCTGCTCTGTGATTCAAGATACGTGACCCCGGAGAAAAAAGTGGCGGCCCGCCATGTGGCCTTGCCCATGTTTGATACGGTGATGAAAGAAATCGGCAAACCCATTGTCTTCAATATCTGTATGCTGGGCACCCTCATCGGATTGACCCATATCGTTGAATCCGACTCCATTATAAAAGTTCTTGAAAGCACCATCCCCAAGGACTTTATGGAAATGAACAAAAAAGCCCTGGAACTGGGCTTTAGAATGGGAGAGTCCGCAGCCTAA
- a CDS encoding 2-oxoacid:ferredoxin oxidoreductase subunit beta → MTDTKSFQFQEYVRGRYFPHMWCPGCGHGIVLGTLLRAIHELELDKNEIVMTSGIGCSSRISGYVDFHSLHTIHGRALSFATGVKLSRPHLKAIVPMGDGDSLAIGGNHFIHAARRNIDITAIVMNNKIYGMTGGQFSPLSGPGKKATTAPYSTIDNNFDIVELARAAGATFVARSTTFHAKEAKDILKKAIMHKGFSVVEIMSQCPTYYGRKNKEGDAAQMMEGFKNYTVKIGSKKLEKDPTLIQRGIFVEDTDRPEYCEAYDEIIKVAMKGKE, encoded by the coding sequence ATGACAGATACAAAAAGTTTTCAATTCCAAGAATATGTCAGGGGCAGATACTTTCCCCACATGTGGTGTCCGGGCTGCGGCCACGGCATTGTCCTGGGTACGCTTCTGCGGGCCATCCACGAACTGGAACTGGATAAAAACGAAATCGTCATGACCTCAGGCATCGGATGTTCTTCCCGGATCTCAGGCTATGTGGATTTCCATTCGCTTCACACCATCCACGGCCGGGCCCTGTCCTTTGCCACCGGTGTCAAACTCTCCAGACCCCACCTCAAGGCCATTGTGCCCATGGGCGACGGCGACTCCCTGGCCATCGGCGGCAATCATTTCATCCATGCGGCCCGCCGGAACATCGACATCACTGCCATTGTCATGAACAATAAGATTTACGGCATGACCGGCGGCCAGTTCTCCCCGCTCTCCGGTCCCGGCAAAAAAGCCACCACCGCCCCCTACTCCACCATCGACAACAACTTTGATATCGTTGAGCTGGCCCGGGCGGCAGGGGCCACCTTTGTGGCAAGATCCACCACCTTCCACGCCAAGGAAGCCAAAGACATCCTGAAAAAAGCCATCATGCACAAGGGCTTTTCCGTGGTTGAAATCATGTCCCAGTGCCCCACCTATTACGGCCGGAAAAACAAGGAAGGCGACGCGGCCCAGATGATGGAAGGCTTTAAAAACTATACCGTAAAAATCGGGTCCAAAAAGCTGGAAAAAGACCCCACCCTCATCCAGCGGGGTATCTTTGTGGAAGACACAGACCGTCCCGAATATTGTGAAGCCTATGACGAGATCATAAAAGTTGCAATGAAAGGAAAAGAATAA